One genomic region from Rosa rugosa chromosome 1, drRosRugo1.1, whole genome shotgun sequence encodes:
- the LOC133720926 gene encoding uncharacterized protein LOC133720926 gives MAEAVPQSSIDINYVAELVPVRLTRENYLIWKSTFIPVLKTYNLFNIIQGTEQCPSKDNICRILISKTLSEATLPYITKCEGSSARDLWLYLEKEIGEAAKSKVRWLRTRMQTLKYGLTSWPSDYFESAKQIADKLAVAGCPVSNSELIAYILDGLPWDYKVFVTWTRKRKDVDHMSLEELHDLLVRDEYKCAVKGAVGVACLWLIIRLCRSKGE, from the coding sequence ATGGCTGAAGCGGTTCCACAATCTTCCATCGACATCAACTATGTCGCAGAGCTTGTGCCAGTCAGACTCACCAGAGAAAACTATCTCATCTGGAAATCTACGTTCATCCCGGTTCTTAAAACCTACAACCTCTTCAACATCATCCAAGGAACAGAGCAGTGTCCAAGTAAGGACAACATATGCCGGATACTGATCAGCAAAACCCTATCCGAGGCCACTCTACCATACATAACAAAATGCGAAGGCTCAAGCGCCCGGGACCTGTGGCTATACTTAGAAAAAGAAATCGGTGAAGCTGCAAAGTCTAAGGTGAGGTGGCTCAGGACTCGCATGCAAACACTCAAGTATGGTTTAACCTCATGGCCGTCGGATTACTTTGAATCCGCCAAGCAGATTGCTGATAAACTCGCGGTGGCGGGGTGTCCTGTCAGTAACAGTGAGCTTATTGCTTATATTCTTGACGGACTTCCCTGGGATTATAAGGTCTTTGTTACATGGACTCGTAAAAGGAAGGATGTCGATCATATGAGTCTAGAAGAGTTGCATGACTTGCTAGTGAGGGATGAATATAAATGTGCCGTTAAGGGCGCTGTTGGAGTAGCTTGTCTGTGGCTTATTATTCGCCTTTGCAGGTCAAAAGGCGAATGA
- the LOC133742333 gene encoding uncharacterized protein LOC133742333 yields the protein MAEQSRVISQFQPHVAAQLVPVKLTEDNYSLWSSLVVPVLKNYDMFNMVQGIEQPLTEDKDQKCMSFMKLTLSEAMLPYAAESCSSSRALWLKLEEQGGIAKFRLVQLSIRLKKLKKGKFTSMSKYYQMKKNMADRLKAAGSPVADSDFIEQVLNGLPSEYDAFANSIIAGIDDLTPEELHDVLVVEESNRKGELFRTVIKYGALALITTAIIYHKGLSDARARR from the coding sequence ATGGCTGAACAATCTAGGGTGATTTCACAATTCCAGCCTCATGTTGCTGCCCAGCTTGTGCCGGTTAAACTCACTGAAGACAACTATTCACTCTGGAGTTCTTTGGTGGTCCCAGTTCTAAAGAACTATGACATGTTTAATATGGTTCAAGGAATAGAGCAGCCGTTGACAGAAGACAAAGACCAAAAGTGCATGAGCTTTATGAAGCTCACTTTATCGGAGGCCATGCTCCCATACGCAGCAGAATCATGTTCAAGTTCCCGAGCACTGTGGTTAAAGTTGGAAGAGCAAGGAGGAATTGCAAAATTCAGACTAGTCCAGCTGAGCATTCGCCTCAAAAAGCTGAAAAAAGGAAAGTTCACAAGTATGTCGAAATACTACCAGATGAAGAAAAACATGGCTGATAGACTAAAAGCCGCCGGGTCTCCGGTTGCAGATAGTGATTTTATTGAGCAAGTCCTTAACGGACTTCCGTCTGAGTATGATGCCTTTGCCAACTCCATCATAGCTGGAATTGATGATTTAACTCCAGAGGAGCTGCATGACGTACTGGTGGTTGAAGAATCTAATCGTAAAGGAGAGCTATTCCGCACTGTCATCAAGTACGGTGCTCTCGCTTTAATAACTACTGCCATCATTTATCATAAGGGTCTGAGCGACGCACGCGCACGGCGCTAA